In a genomic window of Myxococcales bacterium:
- a CDS encoding MATE family efflux transporter, which yields MRTLLALAAPVVLARATQSVVGFTDAYMVAPLGEDALTATTGGAINSFSLVILPMGTAFIIQSFVAQLVGKGRAADARRYAWYGLALALAAGVLALAALPLIGPVLGWFPHTPHVRGLMTDYMMIRLTAVAAIVGSEALGNWFGGFSNTSMQMRAGILTMVINVAGNWLLIEGRAGAPAMGVQGAALASAISSWIGLGYLFFEFRRAPRHGAAPTAWSWPELGRVLRFGLPNGFNWFLEFGAFALFLNVAVAQLGTAAYGALNVIIQVNSVAFMPAFGIATAGAILAGQSIGAGAFDAVHRVVRMTLAVTAGWMGLIGLVYLVFPETVMGLFAHDDAKTGVSASQLVAVGAPMLAISSAWQLFDAASMTMSETLRAAGDTAWTLWARVVLAWVVFVPASFVVVYVLDGGTTAVMLCLVAYLAALAVAMTLRFRSGRWRTIDLTGREPELV from the coding sequence ATGCGCACGCTCCTGGCGCTGGCCGCGCCGGTGGTGCTGGCGCGCGCGACCCAGTCGGTCGTCGGCTTCACCGACGCGTACATGGTGGCGCCGCTGGGCGAGGACGCGCTGACCGCGACGACCGGCGGGGCGATCAACAGCTTCTCGCTGGTGATCCTGCCCATGGGCACGGCGTTCATCATCCAGAGCTTCGTGGCGCAGCTGGTCGGCAAGGGCCGCGCCGCCGACGCCCGCCGCTACGCGTGGTACGGGCTCGCGCTCGCGCTGGCCGCGGGCGTGCTCGCCCTCGCGGCGCTGCCGCTGATCGGCCCGGTGCTCGGCTGGTTCCCGCACACGCCCCACGTCCGGGGCCTGATGACCGACTACATGATGATCCGCCTGACCGCGGTGGCGGCGATCGTCGGCAGCGAGGCGCTCGGCAACTGGTTCGGCGGGTTCAGCAACACGTCGATGCAGATGCGCGCCGGCATCCTGACGATGGTGATCAACGTCGCCGGCAACTGGCTCCTGATCGAGGGCCGCGCCGGCGCGCCGGCCATGGGCGTGCAGGGCGCGGCGCTGGCGTCGGCGATCTCCAGCTGGATCGGCCTGGGTTACCTGTTCTTCGAGTTCAGGAGGGCGCCGCGGCACGGCGCCGCGCCGACCGCGTGGTCGTGGCCCGAGCTCGGGCGGGTGCTGAGGTTCGGGTTGCCCAACGGGTTCAACTGGTTCCTCGAGTTCGGGGCGTTCGCGCTGTTCCTGAACGTGGCCGTGGCCCAGCTCGGCACCGCGGCGTACGGCGCGCTCAACGTGATCATCCAGGTCAACTCGGTGGCGTTCATGCCGGCGTTCGGGATCGCGACCGCCGGCGCGATCCTGGCCGGACAGTCGATCGGCGCGGGCGCCTTCGACGCGGTCCACCGCGTGGTGCGGATGACGCTGGCGGTGACCGCCGGGTGGATGGGGCTCATCGGGCTCGTCTACCTGGTGTTCCCCGAGACGGTCATGGGGCTGTTCGCGCACGACGACGCCAAGACCGGCGTCAGCGCCAGCCAGCTGGTCGCCGTGGGCGCGCCGATGCTGGCGATCAGCTCGGCGTGGCAGCTGTTCGACGCGGCGTCGATGACGATGTCCGAGACCCTGCGGGCCGCCGGCGACACCGCCTGGACGCTCTGGGCCCGGGTGGTGCTGGCGTGGGTCGTGTTCGTGCCCGCGTCGTTCGTCGTCGTCTACGTGCTCGACGGCGGCACCACCGCGGTGATGCTGTGCCTGGTCGCCTACCTGGCGGCGCTGGCGGTGGCGATGACCCTCCGGTTCCGATCCGGGCGCTGGCGGACGATCGACCTGACCGGGCGGGAGCCGGAGCTGGTGTGA
- a CDS encoding FtsX-like permease family protein, protein MRLLRRKLGRDLRRQRAQSLAIAATIFLGTMLAVLSAGAYRDLDASYRAVFDATGFADLWIAGGDVDAIATAAGAEPGVEAALPRRVTDVPIEIGDQRFLGRAVEVVADAAVGKVLVTAGQPLDPAEPDGVLVEEHLAAHAHLGPGDHLALLVGTGWRTVTVRGVAASAEYIWPARSRQDVLPPPGSFGVVFTGPALAAALAPAPTEVAVRFAPGAPTTVEARVRAIADAHGAAGVTTRAEQPSNAALRSDIDGFKQMAVMFPGLFLLAAALATTVLLSRRVRTERTVIGTLRACGFSRRQIVWHYLGHGVGLGLLGAIPGALVGQFAAGAATGAYTAAIDVPITVTRFHPDFFALAVLFGLLTGVVAALGPARAAARIAPAQAMRGVVPETGGARRPWLERALPPLRRLPARWQLILRNLGRNRRRTLSTMLGVILAATLILVSWGLIDSTRAMLHRQFEVIEQRDATLYVDGQVGIEPLAAAAAQVDGVAAVEPLLEGPVTLRGPRGDYATALTALPAATTMHRFLDHDRRFQLGGGVVLGRAAAAVLGVHVGDTVALELPEASAGFSARVDGFVDEPLGTLAYAALPVVVAGTGGAAAANGVAVRFAPGADRQATLARLRALPGVAVVQDTHAMLDAANEFMGLLYAFVGVMLILGSALAFTILFVTMTVNIAERTTELATLRASGVSHRQIARLVTAENLLVTALGVAPGLVVGVLAARAFLASFSSDLFAMSLALSWVTLVGTAAALLATALLSQLPGLRAVRKLDIAKVVRERSA, encoded by the coding sequence GTGAGGCTCCTCCGCCGCAAGCTCGGGCGCGATCTGCGGCGCCAGCGCGCCCAGAGCCTCGCGATCGCCGCGACCATCTTCCTCGGCACGATGCTGGCGGTGCTGTCGGCGGGCGCGTACCGCGATCTCGACGCCAGCTACCGCGCGGTGTTCGACGCGACCGGCTTCGCCGATCTGTGGATCGCCGGCGGCGACGTCGACGCGATCGCGACCGCGGCCGGCGCCGAGCCGGGCGTCGAGGCCGCGCTGCCCCGACGGGTCACCGACGTGCCGATCGAGATCGGCGATCAGCGCTTCCTGGGCCGCGCGGTCGAGGTCGTCGCCGACGCCGCGGTCGGCAAGGTCCTGGTCACCGCGGGCCAGCCGCTCGATCCGGCCGAGCCCGACGGCGTCCTGGTCGAGGAGCACCTCGCGGCCCACGCCCACCTCGGCCCGGGCGATCACCTGGCGCTGCTGGTCGGCACCGGCTGGCGGACGGTCACGGTCCGCGGCGTCGCCGCCTCGGCCGAGTACATCTGGCCCGCGCGCAGTCGCCAGGACGTGCTGCCGCCGCCCGGCAGCTTCGGGGTCGTGTTCACCGGCCCGGCGCTGGCGGCGGCGCTGGCGCCGGCGCCGACCGAGGTCGCGGTCCGGTTCGCCCCGGGCGCGCCCACCACCGTCGAGGCGCGCGTCCGCGCGATCGCGGACGCCCACGGCGCCGCCGGCGTCACGACCCGCGCCGAGCAGCCGTCGAACGCGGCGCTGCGGTCCGACATCGACGGCTTCAAGCAGATGGCGGTGATGTTCCCGGGCCTGTTCCTGCTGGCCGCGGCGCTGGCCACCACGGTGCTGCTGTCGCGGCGGGTCCGCACCGAGCGCACCGTGATCGGCACGCTGCGCGCGTGCGGGTTCTCCCGGCGCCAGATCGTCTGGCACTACCTCGGCCACGGCGTCGGCCTGGGGTTGCTCGGCGCCATCCCCGGCGCGCTCGTCGGGCAGTTCGCCGCCGGCGCCGCCACCGGCGCGTACACCGCGGCGATCGACGTGCCGATCACCGTGACGCGCTTCCACCCCGACTTCTTCGCGCTCGCGGTCCTGTTCGGGCTGCTGACCGGCGTCGTCGCCGCGCTGGGTCCGGCCCGGGCGGCGGCGCGGATCGCGCCAGCGCAGGCGATGCGCGGCGTCGTGCCCGAGACCGGCGGCGCGCGCCGGCCGTGGCTCGAGCGGGCGCTCCCGCCGCTGCGACGCCTGCCGGCCCGGTGGCAGCTGATCCTGCGCAACCTCGGGCGCAACCGCCGGCGGACGCTGTCGACGATGCTGGGCGTGATCCTCGCCGCGACGCTGATCCTGGTGTCGTGGGGGCTGATCGACTCGACCCGCGCGATGCTGCACCGACAGTTCGAGGTCATCGAGCAGCGCGACGCGACGCTCTACGTCGACGGCCAGGTCGGGATCGAGCCGCTCGCGGCCGCCGCGGCCCAGGTCGACGGCGTGGCCGCGGTCGAGCCGCTGCTCGAGGGACCGGTGACGCTGCGCGGGCCCCGCGGCGACTACGCGACCGCGCTGACCGCGCTGCCGGCCGCCACCACGATGCACCGGTTCCTCGACCACGATCGCCGGTTCCAGCTCGGCGGCGGCGTCGTGCTCGGCCGGGCCGCCGCCGCGGTGCTCGGCGTCCACGTCGGCGACACCGTCGCGCTCGAGCTGCCCGAGGCCAGCGCCGGCTTCAGCGCCCGCGTCGACGGCTTCGTCGACGAGCCGCTCGGGACCCTGGCCTACGCGGCGCTCCCGGTGGTCGTCGCGGGCACCGGCGGCGCCGCCGCGGCCAACGGGGTCGCGGTCCGGTTCGCGCCCGGCGCCGATCGCCAGGCGACGCTGGCGCGGCTGCGCGCGCTGCCCGGCGTGGCGGTGGTCCAGGACACCCACGCGATGCTCGACGCCGCGAACGAGTTCATGGGCCTCCTGTACGCGTTCGTCGGGGTCATGCTGATCCTGGGCAGCGCGCTGGCGTTCACGATCCTGTTCGTGACCATGACGGTCAACATCGCCGAGCGGACCACCGAGCTGGCGACGTTGCGGGCCAGCGGCGTGTCGCACCGCCAGATCGCGCGCCTGGTCACCGCGGAGAACCTGCTCGTGACCGCGCTGGGCGTGGCGCCGGGCCTCGTGGTCGGCGTGCTCGCGGCCCGGGCCTTCCTGGCCTCGTTCTCGAGCGATCTGTTCGCGATGTCGCTCGCGCTGTCGTGGGTGACCCTGGTCGGCACCGCGGCCGCGCTGCTCGCCACCGCGCTCCTGTCACAGCTCCCCGGCCTGCGCGCGGTGCGCAAGCTCGACATCGCCAAGGTCGTGCGCGAGCGCTCGGCGTGA
- a CDS encoding MFS transporter has translation MRRSPLLPIFLIVLVDVLGMTIVIPLLAIYAERFGASPLTATLLMSSFAVCQLLSGPVLGTLSDRYGRRPILLISQLGTLAGFLILARADALWMVFAGRIIDGATAGNLAIAQAYIADHTPPEKRTQSFALIGIAFGLGFAFGPVISGWLSHHSLATPFYLAAALSACAIMGTLLILPRDEARAPATGRLRVFSPGLYVEYFRRPELGRLLALFFVYMFTFSLFIGGIALFSERHYTWHGLPFTPREIGFTFAGSAVVALVIQGGLIRRLVPRFGEVRLAEVGFLTLAVGYPLLGVSSALGMLALATLISSVGNSLLRPALTALVTTHASAREQGVVLGITQSLSSIAAISAPPLAGVLIEHGHGHAWAYLLGGVGALGLVIMMATRKAGKVAAEA, from the coding sequence ATGCGCCGCTCGCCCCTCCTGCCGATCTTCCTGATCGTCCTCGTCGACGTCCTCGGGATGACGATCGTGATCCCGCTGCTGGCGATCTACGCCGAGCGGTTCGGGGCGTCGCCGCTGACCGCGACGCTCCTGATGTCGTCGTTCGCGGTGTGCCAGCTGCTGTCGGGGCCGGTGCTCGGGACCCTGTCCGATCGCTACGGCCGGCGGCCGATCCTGCTGATCAGCCAGCTCGGGACGCTGGCCGGGTTCCTGATCCTGGCCCGCGCCGACGCGCTGTGGATGGTGTTCGCCGGCCGCATCATCGACGGCGCCACCGCCGGCAACCTCGCCATCGCGCAGGCCTACATCGCCGACCACACGCCGCCCGAGAAGCGCACGCAGTCGTTCGCGCTGATCGGCATCGCGTTCGGGCTGGGCTTCGCGTTCGGGCCGGTGATCTCGGGCTGGCTGTCGCACCACTCGCTGGCGACGCCGTTCTACCTGGCGGCGGCGCTGTCGGCGTGCGCGATCATGGGCACCCTGCTCATCCTGCCGCGCGACGAGGCCCGGGCGCCGGCCACCGGGCGGCTGCGGGTGTTCTCGCCCGGGCTCTACGTCGAGTACTTCCGCCGGCCCGAGCTGGGCCGGCTGCTGGCGCTGTTCTTCGTCTACATGTTCACGTTCTCGCTGTTCATCGGCGGGATCGCGCTGTTCTCCGAGCGCCACTACACGTGGCATGGGCTGCCCTTCACCCCGCGCGAGATCGGCTTCACCTTCGCGGGCAGCGCGGTGGTCGCGCTGGTCATCCAGGGCGGGCTGATCCGCCGGCTGGTGCCGCGGTTCGGCGAGGTCCGGCTGGCCGAGGTCGGGTTCCTGACGCTGGCGGTCGGCTACCCGCTGCTCGGGGTCAGCTCGGCGCTGGGCATGCTCGCGCTCGCGACGTTGATCTCGTCGGTCGGCAACTCGCTGTTGCGCCCGGCGCTGACCGCGCTGGTGACGACCCACGCCAGCGCTCGCGAGCAGGGCGTCGTGCTCGGCATCACCCAGTCGCTGTCATCGATCGCCGCGATCTCAGCGCCGCCCCTGGCCGGCGTGCTGATCGAGCACGGCCACGGCCACGCCTGGGCCTACCTGCTGGGTGGCGTCGGTGCGCTCGGCCTGGTGATCATGATGGCGACCCGCAAGGCCGGCAAGGTAGCCGCAGAAGCGTAG
- a CDS encoding ABC transporter ATP-binding protein, whose product MTTAPSSAAAGAAIHLRGASRTFGKGANAVHALRAVDLDVEPGELAVLLGPSGSGKTTLLNLIGGIESPTAGTVEVAGRDLGRLDDDARTRYRRDTLGFVFQFYNLVPTLTARENVALILELIGVDDPDGRAERALRAVGLGARLERFPAELSGGEQQRVAIARAIAKEPLLLLCDEPTGALDLETGRVVLALLRKLNRESGRTIAIVTHNVAIGAMADRIVRMRSGEVVESVRNPTPIEPEEVTW is encoded by the coding sequence ATGACCACCGCCCCGTCCTCCGCCGCGGCCGGCGCCGCCATCCACCTCCGCGGCGCGTCGCGCACGTTCGGCAAGGGCGCCAACGCCGTCCACGCGCTGCGCGCCGTCGATCTCGACGTCGAGCCCGGCGAGCTCGCGGTGCTGCTGGGGCCCAGCGGCTCGGGCAAGACCACGCTGCTCAACCTCATCGGCGGCATCGAGAGCCCGACCGCCGGCACCGTCGAGGTCGCCGGACGCGACCTCGGCCGCCTCGACGACGACGCCCGCACGCGCTACCGCCGCGACACGCTCGGCTTCGTGTTCCAGTTCTACAACCTCGTGCCGACGCTCACCGCGCGCGAGAACGTCGCGCTGATCCTCGAGCTGATCGGCGTCGACGATCCCGACGGCCGCGCCGAGCGGGCGCTGCGCGCGGTCGGCCTCGGCGCCCGGCTCGAGCGGTTCCCGGCCGAGCTGTCGGGCGGCGAGCAGCAGCGGGTCGCGATCGCGCGCGCGATCGCCAAGGAGCCGCTGCTGCTCTTGTGCGACGAGCCGACCGGCGCGCTCGATCTCGAGACCGGCCGGGTCGTGCTCGCGCTCCTGCGCAAGCTCAACCGCGAGTCGGGCCGGACGATCGCGATCGTCACCCACAACGTCGCGATCGGCGCGATGGCCGATCGGATCGTGCGCATGCGCTCGGGCGAGGTCGTCGAGTCGGTCCGCAACCCGACGCCGATCGAGCCGGAGGAGGTGACCTGGTGA
- a CDS encoding TetR/AcrR family transcriptional regulator: MTPPAQPDLGRVTRQKIIAATIVLVAEEGWHGVTTRQVAERAGVNNAAVNYHFTTKVDLLRAAAAANVEAEFGQAMQAMFMAPTLKDGMRLMLSFLGAIDLKQPSMVMLLETMMQSSRDEPLREGLLEVLAAVRAQMAARVAADQATGHLAPHLDPMIIATLLAALIDGLLLHRMVDPSIDITRSGVAAIDALLEAP, translated from the coding sequence GTGACCCCGCCGGCGCAACCGGACCTGGGCAGGGTCACCCGGCAGAAGATCATCGCGGCGACGATCGTGCTGGTCGCCGAGGAGGGCTGGCACGGCGTCACCACGCGGCAGGTCGCCGAGCGCGCCGGCGTCAACAACGCCGCGGTCAACTACCACTTCACGACGAAGGTCGACCTGCTGCGCGCTGCCGCCGCGGCCAATGTCGAGGCCGAGTTCGGCCAGGCCATGCAGGCGATGTTCATGGCGCCGACGCTCAAGGACGGCATGCGCCTGATGCTGAGCTTCCTCGGCGCGATCGATCTCAAGCAGCCCTCGATGGTGATGCTGCTCGAGACCATGATGCAGTCGTCTCGCGACGAACCCCTGCGCGAGGGCTTGCTCGAGGTCCTGGCCGCGGTGCGCGCGCAGATGGCCGCCCGCGTCGCCGCCGATCAGGCCACGGGCCACCTCGCCCCGCACCTCGACCCGATGATCATCGCCACGCTCCTGGCCGCCCTGATCGACGGCCTGCTCTTGCACCGCATGGTCGACCCGTCGATCGACATCACCCGCAGCGGCGTCGCGGCCATCGACGCGCTCCTGGAGGCCCCATGA
- a CDS encoding quinone-dependent dihydroorotate dehydrogenase, with product MLYRALFWLVLRRLSAETAHRLGFGLLRALMVVPGAKAIARRLCGARDPALRLTVFGRELASPLGLAAGFDKDGKGPAALAALGFGFVELGTITAQPQPGNPRPRMFRLPRDRALINRLGFNNGGAEAAAARLARRPRGVALLGLNIGKTKIVDEAGALADYARSAELLAPLADYLVVNVSSPNTPGLRDLQAVDKLRPLLAHVRATLDRASPARRVPLLVKIAPDLADDDIDAVADLALELGLDGVIATNTTIARTGLTTPDAEVAALGAGGLSGAPLTARSLAVLRRLRARVGERLVLIAVGGVETADDAWARITAGATLVQGYTGFVYGGPLWPRRVHRGLAARLRAAGLTSLRAAIGRDAG from the coding sequence GTGCTCTACCGCGCGCTGTTCTGGCTGGTCCTGCGCCGGCTCTCGGCCGAGACCGCGCACCGGCTCGGCTTCGGGCTCCTGCGCGCGCTGATGGTCGTGCCCGGCGCCAAGGCGATCGCGCGGCGGCTGTGCGGCGCGCGCGATCCGGCGCTGCGCCTGACCGTGTTCGGACGCGAGCTGGCGTCGCCGCTGGGTCTCGCGGCCGGCTTCGACAAGGACGGCAAGGGGCCGGCCGCGCTGGCCGCGCTCGGCTTCGGCTTCGTCGAGCTCGGCACGATCACCGCGCAGCCGCAGCCCGGCAACCCGCGGCCGCGCATGTTCCGGCTGCCGCGCGATCGCGCGCTGATCAACCGGCTCGGCTTCAACAACGGCGGCGCCGAGGCCGCCGCGGCGCGGCTGGCGCGGCGGCCGCGCGGCGTCGCGCTGCTCGGCCTCAACATCGGCAAGACCAAGATCGTCGACGAGGCCGGCGCGCTCGCCGACTACGCGCGCTCGGCCGAGCTGCTGGCGCCGCTGGCCGACTACCTGGTGGTCAACGTCAGCTCGCCCAACACGCCGGGGCTGCGCGACCTGCAGGCGGTCGACAAGCTGCGGCCGCTGCTGGCGCACGTGCGCGCGACGCTCGATCGCGCGTCGCCGGCGCGGCGCGTGCCGCTGCTGGTGAAGATCGCGCCCGACCTCGCCGACGACGACATCGACGCGGTCGCCGACCTGGCCCTCGAGCTGGGCCTCGACGGCGTCATCGCCACCAACACCACGATCGCCCGCACCGGGCTGACGACGCCCGACGCCGAGGTCGCCGCGCTCGGCGCCGGTGGGCTGTCGGGCGCGCCGCTGACGGCGCGGAGCCTCGCGGTCCTGCGGCGCCTGCGCGCGCGGGTCGGCGAGCGGCTGGTGTTGATCGCGGTCGGCGGCGTCGAGACCGCCGACGACGCCTGGGCTCGCATCACGGCGGGCGCCACGCTGGTGCAGGGCTACACCGGCTTCGTCTACGGTGGCCCGCTGTGGCCCCGGCGCGTCCACCGCGGCCTCGCGGCGCGGCTGCGCGCGGCCGGGCTGACCTCGCTGCGCGCCGCGATCGGCCGCGACGCGGGCTGA